From Streptomyces sp. CMB-StM0423, a single genomic window includes:
- a CDS encoding anthranilate synthase family protein — protein MVRRLLADGAPPFAVLRRGTPGRPDAPVEVLLGAVHEVDRLADIPDSPAPGAVGALALVPYRQIRERGFDVRDDGTPLAVLVPDEVHELPAAALLDALPAHGVRVDGGGFDVPDEEYAGIVGRVLADEIGTGEGANFVIRRTYEGRVDGFGAADALALFRRLLAGEQGAYWTFVVHRPGVRTLVGASPEVHVRMTGGTVVMNPISGTYRYPPGGPGRSGLLAFLHDAKEIEELSMVVDEELKMMCTVAREGGVVVGPRLKEMAHLAHTEYELRGRTALDARDVLRETMFAATVTGSPVQNACRVIERYEAGGRGYYAGALALLGRDAGGAQTLDSPILIRTADIAADGLLRVPVGATLVRGSRPADEVAETHAKAAGVLAALGVRPAPPRPADGAGPRFAADPEVQAALAARRTHLSPFWLRMQRVQDPSAAGAVPGRVLVVDGEDTFTAMLAHVLRASGAEVDVRRFDAPGVRDAALAHEGPVVLGPGPGDPADTADPKMRFLRGLAGELLAGHRHGLLGVCLGHELLAAELGLPLVRKDVPYQGAQEEIDFFGRPETAGFYSTYTARCDDAAAAALAARGVELSRDPRSGDVHALRGPGFAGVQFHPESVLTLDGDRLVRQLLAAVLVRG, from the coding sequence CTGGTCCGCCGGCTGCTGGCCGACGGCGCGCCGCCGTTCGCCGTCCTCCGCCGCGGCACCCCGGGCCGCCCCGACGCGCCCGTCGAGGTCCTCCTCGGCGCCGTCCACGAAGTGGACCGGCTCGCGGACATCCCCGACAGCCCGGCGCCCGGCGCCGTCGGCGCGCTCGCGCTCGTGCCGTACCGGCAGATCCGCGAGCGCGGCTTCGACGTCCGCGACGACGGCACGCCGCTGGCCGTGCTCGTCCCCGACGAGGTCCACGAGCTGCCCGCCGCCGCGCTGCTCGACGCCCTGCCCGCGCACGGCGTCCGCGTCGACGGCGGCGGCTTCGACGTGCCGGACGAGGAGTACGCGGGCATCGTCGGCCGCGTACTCGCCGACGAGATCGGCACCGGCGAGGGCGCCAACTTCGTCATCCGGCGCACCTACGAGGGCCGCGTCGACGGCTTCGGCGCCGCCGACGCCCTCGCCCTCTTCCGCCGGCTGCTGGCCGGCGAGCAGGGCGCGTACTGGACCTTCGTCGTGCACCGCCCGGGCGTGCGCACCCTCGTCGGCGCCAGCCCCGAGGTGCACGTGCGGATGACCGGCGGCACCGTCGTGATGAACCCCATCAGCGGCACGTACCGCTACCCGCCCGGCGGCCCCGGCAGAAGCGGACTGCTCGCGTTCCTGCACGACGCCAAGGAGATCGAGGAGCTCTCCATGGTCGTCGACGAGGAGCTGAAGATGATGTGCACGGTCGCGCGGGAGGGCGGCGTGGTCGTCGGGCCGCGGCTGAAGGAGATGGCGCACCTGGCGCACACCGAGTACGAACTGCGCGGGCGCACCGCGCTCGACGCGCGCGACGTGCTGCGCGAGACGATGTTCGCCGCGACGGTGACCGGCTCGCCCGTGCAGAACGCCTGCCGCGTCATCGAGCGCTACGAGGCGGGCGGCCGCGGCTACTACGCCGGCGCCCTCGCCCTCCTCGGCCGCGACGCCGGCGGCGCGCAGACCCTGGACTCCCCCATCCTCATCCGCACCGCCGACATCGCCGCGGACGGCCTGCTGCGGGTGCCCGTCGGCGCCACGCTGGTCCGCGGCTCCCGGCCGGCCGACGAGGTCGCCGAGACTCACGCCAAGGCCGCCGGGGTGCTCGCCGCGCTCGGCGTACGGCCCGCGCCCCCGCGGCCCGCGGACGGGGCCGGGCCGCGCTTCGCGGCGGACCCGGAGGTGCAGGCGGCGCTGGCGGCCCGCAGGACGCACCTGTCGCCGTTCTGGCTGCGCATGCAGCGGGTGCAGGATCCTTCGGCGGCGGGAGCCGTGCCCGGACGGGTGCTGGTGGTCGACGGCGAGGACACGTTCACCGCGATGCTCGCGCACGTCCTGCGCGCGTCCGGCGCGGAGGTGGACGTACGCCGCTTCGACGCGCCCGGCGTACGGGACGCAGCGCTGGCGCACGAGGGGCCCGTCGTGCTCGGGCCGGGCCCCGGCGACCCCGCGGACACCGCGGACCCGAAGATGCGCTTCCTGCGCGGGCTGGCCGGCGAGCTGCTGGCGGGACACCGGCACGGCCTGCTCGGCGTCTGCCTGGGCCACGAACTCCTCGCCGCCGAGCTGGGGTTGCCCCTGGTCCGCAAGGACGTGCCGTACCAGGGGGCGCAGGAGGAGATCGACTTCTTCGGCCGGCCGGAGACGGCCGGCTTCTACAGCACGTACACCGCGCGCTGCGACGACGCCGCCGCGGCCGCGCTGGCGGCGCGCGGCGTCGAGCTGAGCCGCGACCCGCGCAGCGGCGACGTGCACGCGCTGCGCGGGCCCGGCTTCGCCGGGGTGCAGTTCCATCCGGAGTCGGTGCTGACGCTGGACGGCGACCGGCTGGTGCGGCAGTTGCTGGCGGCGGTGCTGGTACGGGGCTGA
- a CDS encoding class II 3-deoxy-7-phosphoheptulonate synthase translates to MTVNAEPATSAAGIPQTWRDLPAAQQPDWPDPAALRDVTAELQSYPPLVFAGECDQLRDQLGAVARGEAFLLQGGDCAEAFDAVSAEHIRNKLKTLLQMSAVLTYAASVPVVKVGRIAGQYSKPRSKPTETRDGITLPVYRGDSVNGFEFTPESRTPDPQRLKRMYHASAATLNLVRAFTTGGYAHLRQVHAWNQDFVRSSPSGQRYEALAREIDRAMSFMHACGVDPEEFKTVEFFSSHEALILDYESALTRTDSRTGELYDVSGHMVWIGERTRQLDHAHIEFASRISNPIGVKLGPTTTPEEALALIDRLDPERIPGRLTFVTRMGADKVRDRLPALVEKVTASGAQVAWVSDPMHGNTFEAASGHKTRRFDDVLDEVKGFFEVHKSLGTHPGGIHVELTGDDVTECVGGGDEIFVDDLHQRYETACDPRLNRSQSLDLAFLVAEMYRDQ, encoded by the coding sequence GTGACTGTCAACGCCGAACCCGCCACGAGCGCCGCCGGTATCCCCCAGACCTGGCGCGACCTGCCCGCGGCGCAGCAGCCCGACTGGCCGGACCCCGCGGCTCTGCGCGACGTGACCGCCGAGCTGCAGTCGTATCCGCCGCTGGTCTTCGCCGGCGAGTGTGACCAACTGCGTGACCAACTGGGCGCCGTCGCCCGGGGCGAGGCTTTCCTGCTCCAGGGCGGTGACTGCGCGGAGGCGTTCGACGCGGTCTCGGCCGAGCACATCAGGAACAAGCTGAAGACGCTGCTCCAGATGAGCGCCGTGCTCACGTACGCCGCGTCCGTCCCGGTCGTCAAGGTCGGCCGGATCGCCGGGCAGTACTCCAAGCCCCGCTCCAAGCCCACCGAGACCCGCGACGGCATCACCCTGCCCGTCTACCGGGGCGACTCCGTCAACGGCTTCGAGTTCACCCCCGAGTCCCGCACGCCGGACCCGCAGCGGCTGAAGCGGATGTACCACGCCTCGGCGGCCACGCTGAACCTGGTGCGCGCCTTCACCACCGGCGGCTACGCCCACCTGCGCCAGGTGCACGCCTGGAACCAGGACTTCGTCCGCTCGTCGCCCTCCGGCCAGCGGTACGAGGCGCTGGCGCGCGAGATCGACCGGGCGATGAGCTTCATGCACGCCTGCGGCGTGGACCCGGAGGAGTTCAAGACCGTCGAGTTCTTCTCGTCGCACGAGGCCCTGATCCTCGACTACGAGTCGGCGCTGACCCGCACCGACTCGCGCACCGGCGAGCTGTACGACGTCTCGGGGCACATGGTCTGGATCGGCGAGCGCACCCGGCAGCTCGACCACGCGCACATCGAGTTCGCCTCGCGGATCAGCAACCCCATCGGGGTCAAGCTGGGCCCGACGACCACCCCGGAGGAGGCGCTCGCGCTGATCGACCGCCTCGACCCCGAGCGGATCCCGGGCCGGCTGACGTTCGTCACCCGGATGGGCGCCGACAAGGTACGCGACCGGCTGCCCGCGCTGGTGGAGAAGGTCACGGCGTCCGGCGCCCAGGTGGCGTGGGTCTCCGACCCGATGCACGGCAACACCTTCGAGGCCGCCTCCGGCCACAAGACGCGCCGCTTCGACGACGTGCTGGACGAGGTCAAGGGCTTCTTCGAGGTCCACAAGTCGCTCGGCACCCACCCCGGCGGCATCCACGTGGAGCTGACCGGCGACGACGTGACCGAGTGCGTGGGCGGCGGGGACGAGATCTTCGTGGACGACCTGCACCAGCGCTACGAGACGGCGTGCGACCCGCGGCTCAACCGCAGCCAGTCGCTCGACCTGGCATTCCTGGTCGCCGAGATGTACCGGGACCAGTGA
- the bfr gene encoding bacterioferritin, with the protein MQGDPEVLEFLNEQLTAELTAINQYFLHAKMQENFGWTKLAKYTRSESFDEMKHAEILTDRILLLEGLPNYQRLFHVRVGQTVTEMFQADRQIEVEAIDRLRRGIELMRAKSDITSANIFEAILEDEEHHIDYLDTQLDLIEKLGEALYIAQQIEQPD; encoded by the coding sequence ATGCAGGGCGACCCCGAGGTGCTGGAATTCCTGAACGAGCAGCTCACGGCCGAGCTGACGGCGATCAATCAGTACTTCCTGCACGCGAAGATGCAGGAGAACTTCGGCTGGACGAAGCTGGCGAAGTACACCCGGTCCGAGTCGTTCGACGAGATGAAGCACGCGGAGATCCTGACGGACCGCATTCTGCTGTTGGAGGGGCTGCCGAACTACCAGCGGCTCTTCCACGTCCGGGTCGGGCAGACGGTCACCGAGATGTTCCAGGCCGACCGGCAGATCGAGGTGGAGGCGATCGACCGGCTCCGCCGCGGGATCGAGCTGATGCGCGCCAAGAGCGACATCACCTCCGCGAACATCTTCGAGGCGATCCTGGAGGACGAGGAGCACCACATCGACTACCTCGACACCCAGCTCGACCTGATCGAGAAGCTCGGCGAGGCGCTCTACATCGCGCAGCAGATCGAGCAGCCGGACTGA
- a CDS encoding sulfite oxidase-like oxidoreductase produces the protein MGQSERHEGDLPPGQRLQRGWPVTHYGPVPRFKPDRWELQIFGATANGAKRSLTHDEFTALPYATVVGDLHCVTKFSMLGAEWGGVLARTLLALAPPAPEVTHVMVWAEYGFSSNLRLADFADERTIFATHKDGEPLTAEHGFPVRLVVPHLYAWKGPKWVRGVEYMTADRRGFWEERGYHNVGDPWREQRYSYQEEPGDGPDL, from the coding sequence ATGGGTCAGTCGGAGCGCCACGAGGGGGACCTGCCTCCTGGCCAGCGGCTGCAGCGCGGCTGGCCCGTGACGCACTACGGCCCGGTGCCGCGGTTCAAGCCCGACCGCTGGGAGCTCCAGATCTTCGGGGCCACGGCGAACGGCGCGAAGCGCTCCCTCACGCACGACGAGTTCACGGCCCTGCCGTACGCGACCGTGGTCGGCGATCTGCACTGCGTGACGAAGTTCAGCATGCTCGGCGCCGAGTGGGGCGGGGTGCTGGCCCGTACGCTCCTGGCGCTCGCGCCGCCCGCGCCCGAGGTCACGCACGTGATGGTCTGGGCGGAGTACGGCTTCAGCTCCAACCTGCGTCTTGCCGACTTCGCCGACGAGCGGACGATCTTCGCCACGCACAAGGACGGCGAGCCGCTGACCGCGGAGCACGGCTTCCCGGTCCGGCTCGTGGTGCCGCACCTGTACGCGTGGAAGGGCCCCAAGTGGGTGCGGGGCGTGGAGTACATGACGGCCGACCGCCGCGGCTTCTGGGAGGAGCGCGGCTACCACAACGTCGGCGACCCGTGGCGCGAGCAGCGCTACTCGTACCAGGAGGAACCGGGCGACGGCCCGGACCTCTAG
- a CDS encoding deoxyribonuclease IV, whose amino-acid sequence MSSRTPPERGSDRPAARARNPVGSHVPVAGGLAAKGLAHARKIGAEAVQVFVANARGWATPPGDPAQDEEFRNRCAEDGIPVYVHAPYLINLGSHTPATAANSVTSLRHSLRRGRAIGARGVVVHTGSATGGRPRETALAQVRELTLPLLDELGDDPDAPELLLEPTAGQGFSLCSRLPELGAYLDLLDRHPRLGVCLDTCHVFAAGHDLAASGGAKQVLDELVEVAGPGRLRLLHANDSKAAVGSCLDRHENIGAGQIGAEAFRELIRHPAMAGVPLIIETPGGGPEGPKAAADIALLKELREPAGP is encoded by the coding sequence GTGTCCTCCCGTACGCCCCCTGAACGAGGCTCCGACCGGCCCGCCGCCCGCGCCCGCAACCCCGTCGGCAGCCATGTGCCCGTCGCCGGCGGGCTGGCCGCGAAGGGCCTGGCGCACGCGCGCAAGATCGGCGCGGAGGCCGTCCAGGTCTTCGTCGCCAACGCCCGCGGCTGGGCCACGCCGCCCGGCGATCCGGCGCAGGACGAGGAGTTCCGCAACCGGTGCGCCGAGGACGGCATCCCGGTGTACGTGCACGCCCCGTACCTGATCAACCTCGGCTCGCACACCCCGGCGACCGCGGCGAACTCCGTCACCTCGCTGCGGCACTCGCTGCGCCGCGGCCGGGCGATCGGCGCCCGCGGCGTCGTGGTGCACACCGGCTCGGCGACCGGCGGACGGCCCCGCGAGACCGCGCTCGCGCAGGTACGGGAGCTGACCCTGCCGCTCCTCGACGAGCTGGGCGACGACCCCGACGCGCCCGAGCTGCTGCTGGAGCCGACCGCGGGGCAGGGCTTCTCGCTCTGCTCCCGGCTGCCGGAGCTGGGCGCCTATCTGGACCTGCTGGACCGGCACCCGCGGCTCGGCGTCTGCCTCGACACCTGCCACGTCTTCGCCGCCGGCCACGACCTGGCGGCGAGCGGCGGCGCGAAGCAGGTGCTGGACGAGCTGGTGGAGGTGGCCGGCCCGGGGCGGCTGCGGTTGCTGCACGCGAACGACTCCAAGGCCGCGGTGGGATCGTGCCTGGACCGGCACGAGAACATCGGGGCCGGGCAGATCGGCGCCGAGGCGTTCCGCGAGCTGATCCGGCATCCGGCGATGGCCGGCGTACCGCTGATCATCGAGACCCCCGGCGGCGGCCCGGAGGGGCCGAAGGCGGCGGCGGACATCGCGCTGCTGAAGGAGCTGCGGGAGCCGGCGGGGCCGTAG